The window TCCAGCGCGGCACATGGCCCAGCGCATCCTCCATGCGGGCGAGGATCAGGTCGAGCTTCTCGATGTCCTCAGGCGAACGGCGCGCAGCGCTGTGGGCCGCGATCGGCGGCTCGAGAATGCGACGCAGTTCCACCGCCTCGGTCAGGCCGTTGGCGCGGCCACGCACCGCGAAACGATAGAAGCGATCGAGCGGAGCGGCGTCGAGCGCCTGAATGCGGGTCGGCTTGCCCTGCTGGATATGCACGACGCCCATCGCCGCGAGCTGGCGGATGGCCTCACGGGCGATCGGCTTACTGACGCCGAAGGAGGCGGCGATCCGCGTTTCCGATGGCAAGGTGTCGCCCGGCTTCAGGCGGCCGTCCTGGATCGCCTGGGTGATGCGCTGGATCACGGCGTCGCCCAGCCGCATAGGCACGACGTCGCCACCAGCGAATGGGTCGTCGCTACCCAGCAGGGATGAAGCGGCACCGCTCATCGATCACCTCCGTTCGATGATCATTGACAGATGCCGCTGAGCTTGGCAACTGTTCAACCTATCAGATAAGTTAAGGAGTCAAGAGGACGCCGCTGCATGCCAGCCAGCCGCATCTCGAAGATCATCGCACATCCCTTGCGGGCGACGCTGCCCAAGGTCCAGCGGACGTCGCAGGGCGACCATCCGGCGATCGAGCTCGTCGTGGTCGAGGTCGAGACCGAAGATGGCACCGTCGGCTTCGGCGAGGGACTCTGCCGCCGAGGCGCGGCTGGCTATGCCCGTTTCATCGAGGAGGCGCTGGTGCCGCGCCTGATGGGGCGAGATGCGGCCGACCGGCGGGCGCTCTGGAAGGCGATGCGCGCCGCGCTGTCAGGGCGCCCGGGCGGCCAGATCGTCGAGGCGATCGCGGCGATCGACATCGCGCTCTGGGACATTGCCGGCAAGCAGGCCGGCCTGCCGATCCACAAGCTGCTCGGCGGCATGGGACGCAACGAGGTCGCGGCCTATGCCTCCTCGATCAACTGGCTCGACGATGCCACCGTCGAGGCCGAGGTCGCCGCAGTGCTCAAGGCGGGCTTTCGCGAGATCAAGGTCAAGCTCGGCCATCCGCTCCGGGATGCGATCGCCCGCGCCAAGCTCGTCCGCAAGCTCGCCGGCGACGACATCGCCCTCTATGTCGATGCCAACTGGGCCTACGATGTCGACGACGCGCTGATCGTCGGGCGCGCGCTGGCCGATCTCGATTATGGTTTCTTCGAGGAGCCGATCGCGCCGCAGGATCGCGAGGGCTATCGCCGTCTCGCCCAGCATCTGCCGATCAGGCTCGCCGCCGGCGAGAGCGATTTCGTCGCCTCGGACGCGCTGATCTCGCTGCAGGATCGCTCGCTCGGGCTGATCCAGCCGGATGTGACACGCTCGGGCGGCATCAGCGAGACCTGGCGGATTTGCGAGCTCGCCGCCGCCTTCAACACCGCTTACGCGCCGCATGTCGGCTGGTCGGGTGCGATCTGCGTCGCTGCCAGCCTGCAGCTCGCCGCCGCGGCCGAGACCTTCCGCACCTTCGAGTGCATGGTCTACCAGAACCCGCTGCGCGACGCCTTCACCCATCCGATCGTCGGCGAAGGCTCGCAGCTGGTCGAGGGCAAGCTTTCCGTGCCGCAGGGGCCGGGGCTTGGTATCGAGATCGACCGCGACGCGCTGGCGCGCTTCAGGATCGCCCGATGAGCGCCCGCACCCCTCTCTCCGCGATCGCGCTGGTCTCGCCGGTCCAGTTGATGATCGGCGGCATCATCTTCCTGCCGGCGATTTACGTCTTCTGGCTCAGCCTCAACCAGTCCTCCTTCGGTCAGGCGGCGAGCTTCGTCGGCTTCGCCAACTACGCCAAGGTGCTGGGCGATGCCTATTTCTGGAAGGCGCTGCTCAACACGGTGATCGTCGTCGCCGTCGTGGTGCATGTCGAATTGCTGCTCGGCCTCGGCATGGCGCTGTTTTTCGCCTCGGGCGTGCCGTTCCGGCCGCTGCTGCTGGCGATCGTGCTCGCGCCCTATGCCGTCAGCGAGGTCTCGGCGGTGGTGATGTGGCGCTTCCTGTTCGAGCCGGATGTCGGAATGATGAGCCGGCTCCTGATGTCGCTCGGCTTGCCGCCGATCGAATGGGCGGTGAACCCGAGCCATGGCCTCGCCATGGTCAGCCTGCTCTCGATCTGGCTGCACCTGCCCTTCAGCTTCATCATCCTCTATGCGGCGAGGCTCTCGATCCCCGGCGATCTCTACGAAGCCGCGGCGATCGACGGCGCCTCGCCCTGGACCTCGTTTCGCCGAATCACGCTGCCTTTGCTGATGCCGGCGCTGCTGATCGCCGCGCTGTTCCGCTACATCTTCGCCT is drawn from Bosea sp. Tri-49 and contains these coding sequences:
- a CDS encoding carbohydrate ABC transporter permease is translated as MSARTPLSAIALVSPVQLMIGGIIFLPAIYVFWLSLNQSSFGQAASFVGFANYAKVLGDAYFWKALLNTVIVVAVVVHVELLLGLGMALFFASGVPFRPLLLAIVLAPYAVSEVSAVVMWRFLFEPDVGMMSRLLMSLGLPPIEWAVNPSHGLAMVSLLSIWLHLPFSFIILYAARLSIPGDLYEAAAIDGASPWTSFRRITLPLLMPALLIAALFRYIFAFRLFSEVWLMTGGGPARSTEVMAVYLYLEAFRYNAFGPAAATGWLLVLASLLLALFYLRGLYREMFGKHA
- a CDS encoding mandelate racemase/muconate lactonizing enzyme family protein encodes the protein MPASRISKIIAHPLRATLPKVQRTSQGDHPAIELVVVEVETEDGTVGFGEGLCRRGAAGYARFIEEALVPRLMGRDAADRRALWKAMRAALSGRPGGQIVEAIAAIDIALWDIAGKQAGLPIHKLLGGMGRNEVAAYASSINWLDDATVEAEVAAVLKAGFREIKVKLGHPLRDAIARAKLVRKLAGDDIALYVDANWAYDVDDALIVGRALADLDYGFFEEPIAPQDREGYRRLAQHLPIRLAAGESDFVASDALISLQDRSLGLIQPDVTRSGGISETWRICELAAAFNTAYAPHVGWSGAICVAASLQLAAAAETFRTFECMVYQNPLRDAFTHPIVGEGSQLVEGKLSVPQGPGLGIEIDRDALARFRIAR
- a CDS encoding FadR/GntR family transcriptional regulator, with translation MSGAASSLLGSDDPFAGGDVVPMRLGDAVIQRITQAIQDGRLKPGDTLPSETRIAASFGVSKPIAREAIRQLAAMGVVHIQQGKPTRIQALDAAPLDRFYRFAVRGRANGLTEAVELRRILEPPIAAHSAARRSPEDIEKLDLILARMEDALGHVPRWIEADLDFHEAIAASSGNRLLDFQIRGLRPVIREVMEIFNSREKRTKEDWRRTFERHMRVVEAIRAGDPAAAFAAMNKHFEAAEAAIAELANHREDRHEHGDRTEP